The Salvelinus fontinalis isolate EN_2023a chromosome 39, ASM2944872v1, whole genome shotgun sequence genome has a window encoding:
- the LOC129838746 gene encoding zinc finger protein RFP-like isoform X2: MATSSSLLSEEQFLCSVCLDMFTEPVSIPCGHNLCKACISGYWDTSDLCQCPMCKKTFDKRPDLFVNTLISEMAAQFRQTVEVKATSSPHQCPDIIVELSCDICTGMKLKALKSCLVCQTSECETHLEPHQRVPALKRHKLINPVENLEDRMCKKHDRLLELFCRTDQTCVCQFCTETDHKTHDTVPIEEECGERKAQLTETTAEVQQMIHERLQKVKEIKHSVDLSQKDAEREISDSVQVFTDLVRSIERSQAELIEVIEEKQKAAERQAEGLIKELEQEITELQRRSTELEQLSHTEDHLYLLQSCPSLYNHLHTKDWSRISVHSDLCVGTVRRAVSQLAVTQNKEMEKLPEVKLKRIQQYAVDVTLDPDTAHPYVIMSEDGKQVRHGGTRLNRPYNPNRFDQVLNVLGKEGFSSGRFYYKVNVQVKTMWTLGVARESINRKGNITKSPLNGYWTVVLRDESKYSACTFPSVSLYLRENPQKVGVFVDYEEGQVSFYDAEARSHIYSFTGCTFTEKVYPFFGPGNDKGENSSLLFISPVNHPN; encoded by the exons ATGGCCACCTCCAGCAGTCTCCTGTCTGAAGAGCAGTTCctgtgctctgtctgtctggatatgTTCACTGAGCCAGTCTCTATTCCATGTGGACACAACCTCTGCAAGGCCTGTATCAGTGGATACTGGGATACCAGTGACCTGTGCCAGTGTCCAATgtgtaaaaaaacatttgataAGAGACCAGATCTGTTTGTCAATACTTTAATTTCTGAGATGGCTGCTCAGTTCAGACAGACAGTTGAAGTTAAAGCTACCAGCAGCCCACACCAATGCCCTGACATAATTGTAGAATTATCCTGTGACATCTGCACTGGGATGAAGCTCAAGGCCCTGAAGTCCTGTCTGGTGTGTCAGACCTCTGAATGTGAGACTCACCTGGAGCCTCATCAGAGAGTCCCAGCCTTAAAGAGACACAAGCTGATCAACCCTGTGGAGAACCTGGAAGACAGGATGTGTAAGAAGCATGACAGACTCCTGGAGCTGTTCTGTAGAACTGACcagacgtgtgtgtgtcagttctgCACTGAGACAGACCACAAGACTCATGACACTGTCCCTATAGAGGAAGAGTGTGGAGAGAGGAAGGCTCAGCTGA CAGAAACGACTGCAGAAGTTCAGCAGATGATCCATGAGAGACTGCAGAAGGTTAAGGAGATTAAACACTCAGTAGATCTGAGTCAaaaagatgcagagagagagatatcagacagTGTGCAGGTCTTCACTGATCTGGTGCGCTCCATTGAGAGAAGCCAGGCTGAGCTCATTGAGGTGATTGAGGAGAAGCAGAAAGCAGCAGAGAGGCAGGCTGAAGGGCTCATTAAAGAGCTGGAGCAGGAAatcactgagctacagaggagaaGCACTGAACTGGAGCAGCTCtcacacactgaggaccacctctacctcctacaGAGCTGTCCATCCCTCTACAACCATCTACACACCAAGGACTGGTCTAGAATCAGTGTTCACAGTGATCTGTGTGTGGGGACTGTGAGGAGAGCTGTGTCTCAGCTGGCGGTAACACagaataaagagatggagaagctTCCTGAAGTCAAACTGAAGAGGATTCAGCAGTATGCAGTGGATGTGACTCTGGACCCTGATACAGCACATCCCTACGTCATCATGTCTGAAGATGGGAAACAAGTGAGACACGGAGGCACACGGCTTAATCGTCCTTATAATCCAAATAGGTTTGATCAAGTTTTAAATGTCCTAGGAAAGGAGGGTTTCTCATCAGGGAGATTTTACTATAAGGTGAATGTTCAGGTGAAAACCATGTGGACTTTAGGAGTGGCCAGAGAGTCCATCAACAGGAAGGGGAACATCACAAAGAGCCCATTAAATGGATACTGGACTGTGGTCCTGAGGGATGAGAGTAAGTACTCAGCCTGTACCTTCCCCAGTGTCTCCTTATACCTGAGAGAGAATCCCCAGAAGGTGGGGGTGTTTGTGGATtatgaggagggtcaggtctcctTTTATGATGCAGAGGCCAGGTCTCATATCTACTCTTTCACTGGCTGCACCTTCACTGAGAAAGTCTATCCATTCTTTGGCCCTGGCAATGATAAAGGTGAAAACTCTTCCCTTCTGTTCATCTCTCCTGTCAATCACCCAAACTGA
- the LOC129838746 gene encoding zinc finger protein RFP-like isoform X1 → MATSSSLLSEEQFLCSVCLDMFTEPVSIPCGHNLCKACISGYWDTSDLCQCPMCKKTFDKRPDLFVNTLISEMAAQFRQTVEVKATSSPHQCPDIIVELSCDICTGMKLKALKSCLVCQTSECETHLEPHQRVPALKRHKLINPVENLEDRMCKKHDRLLELFCRTDQTCVCQFCTETDHKTHDTVPIEEECGERKAQLRTTEAEVQHMIQERLQKVKEIKHSVDLSQKDAEREISDSVQVFTDLVRSIERSQAELIEVIEEKQKAAERQAEGLIKELEQEITELQRRSTELEQLSHTEDHLYLLQSCPSLYNHLHTKDWSRISVHSDLCVGTVRRAVSQLAVTQNKEMEKLPEVKLKRIQQYAVDVTLDPDTAHPYVIMSEDGKQVRHGGTRLNRPYNPNRFDQVLNVLGKEGFSSGRFYYKVNVQVKTMWTLGVARESINRKGNITKSPLNGYWTVVLRDESKYSACTFPSVSLYLRENPQKVGVFVDYEEGQVSFYDAEARSHIYSFTGCTFTEKVYPFFGPGNDKGENSSLLFISPVNHPN, encoded by the exons ATGGCCACCTCCAGCAGTCTCCTGTCTGAAGAGCAGTTCctgtgctctgtctgtctggatatgTTCACTGAGCCAGTCTCTATTCCATGTGGACACAACCTCTGCAAGGCCTGTATCAGTGGATACTGGGATACCAGTGACCTGTGCCAGTGTCCAATgtgtaaaaaaacatttgataAGAGACCAGATCTGTTTGTCAATACTTTAATTTCTGAGATGGCTGCTCAGTTCAGACAGACAGTTGAAGTTAAAGCTACCAGCAGCCCACACCAATGCCCTGACATAATTGTAGAATTATCCTGTGACATCTGCACTGGGATGAAGCTCAAGGCCCTGAAGTCCTGTCTGGTGTGTCAGACCTCTGAATGTGAGACTCACCTGGAGCCTCATCAGAGAGTCCCAGCCTTAAAGAGACACAAGCTGATCAACCCTGTGGAGAACCTGGAAGACAGGATGTGTAAGAAGCATGACAGACTCCTGGAGCTGTTCTGTAGAACTGACcagacgtgtgtgtgtcagttctgCACTGAGACAGACCACAAGACTCATGACACTGTCCCTATAGAGGAAGAGTGTGGAGAGAGGAAGGCTCAGCTGAGGACGACTGAGGCAGAAGTTCAGCATATGATCCAG GAGAGACTGCAGAAGGTTAAGGAGATTAAACACTCAGTAGATCTGAGTCAaaaagatgcagagagagagatatcagacagTGTGCAGGTCTTCACTGATCTGGTGCGCTCCATTGAGAGAAGCCAGGCTGAGCTCATTGAGGTGATTGAGGAGAAGCAGAAAGCAGCAGAGAGGCAGGCTGAAGGGCTCATTAAAGAGCTGGAGCAGGAAatcactgagctacagaggagaaGCACTGAACTGGAGCAGCTCtcacacactgaggaccacctctacctcctacaGAGCTGTCCATCCCTCTACAACCATCTACACACCAAGGACTGGTCTAGAATCAGTGTTCACAGTGATCTGTGTGTGGGGACTGTGAGGAGAGCTGTGTCTCAGCTGGCGGTAACACagaataaagagatggagaagctTCCTGAAGTCAAACTGAAGAGGATTCAGCAGTATGCAGTGGATGTGACTCTGGACCCTGATACAGCACATCCCTACGTCATCATGTCTGAAGATGGGAAACAAGTGAGACACGGAGGCACACGGCTTAATCGTCCTTATAATCCAAATAGGTTTGATCAAGTTTTAAATGTCCTAGGAAAGGAGGGTTTCTCATCAGGGAGATTTTACTATAAGGTGAATGTTCAGGTGAAAACCATGTGGACTTTAGGAGTGGCCAGAGAGTCCATCAACAGGAAGGGGAACATCACAAAGAGCCCATTAAATGGATACTGGACTGTGGTCCTGAGGGATGAGAGTAAGTACTCAGCCTGTACCTTCCCCAGTGTCTCCTTATACCTGAGAGAGAATCCCCAGAAGGTGGGGGTGTTTGTGGATtatgaggagggtcaggtctcctTTTATGATGCAGAGGCCAGGTCTCATATCTACTCTTTCACTGGCTGCACCTTCACTGAGAAAGTCTATCCATTCTTTGGCCCTGGCAATGATAAAGGTGAAAACTCTTCCCTTCTGTTCATCTCTCCTGTCAATCACCCAAACTGA
- the LOC129838746 gene encoding E3 ubiquitin-protein ligase TRIM39-like isoform X3, with protein sequence MATSSSLLSEEQFLCSVCLDMFTEPVSIPCGHNLCKACISGYWDTSDLCQCPMCKKTFDKRPDLFVNTLISEMAAHSPHQCPDIIVELSCDICTGMKLKALKSCLVCQTSECETHLEPHQRVPALKRHKLINPVENLEDRMCKKHDRLLELFCRTDQTCVCQFCTETDHKTHDTVPIEEECGERKAQLRKTTAEVQQMIHERLQKVKEIKHSVDLSQKDAEREISDSVQVFTDLVRSIERSQAELIEVIEEKQKAAERQAEGLIKELEQEITELQRRSTELEQLSHTEDHLYLLQSCPSLYNHLHTKDWSRISVHSDLCVGTVRRAVSQLAVTQNKEMEKLPEVKLKRIQQYAVDVTLDPDTAHPYVIMSEDGKQVRHGGTRLNRPYNPNRFDQVLNVLGKEGFSSGRFYYKVNVQVKTMWTLGVARESINRKGNITKSPLNGYWTVVLRDESKYSACTFPSVSLYLRENPQKVGVFVDYEEGQVSFYDAEARSHIYSFTGCTFTEKVYPFFGPGNDKGENSSLLFISPVNHPN encoded by the exons ATGGCCACCTCCAGCAGTCTCCTGTCTGAAGAGCAGTTCctgtgctctgtctgtctggatatgTTCACTGAGCCAGTCTCTATTCCATGTGGACACAACCTCTGCAAGGCCTGTATCAGTGGATACTGGGATACCAGTGACCTGTGCCAGTGTCCAATgtgtaaaaaaacatttgataAGAGACCAGATCTGTTTGTCAATACTTTAATTTCTGAGATGGCTGCTCA CAGCCCACACCAATGCCCTGACATAATTGTAGAATTATCCTGTGACATCTGCACTGGGATGAAGCTCAAGGCCCTGAAGTCCTGTCTGGTGTGTCAGACCTCTGAATGTGAGACTCACCTGGAGCCTCATCAGAGAGTCCCAGCCTTAAAGAGACACAAGCTGATCAACCCTGTGGAGAACCTGGAAGACAGGATGTGTAAGAAGCATGACAGACTCCTGGAGCTGTTCTGTAGAACTGACcagacgtgtgtgtgtcagttctgCACTGAGACAGACCACAAGACTCATGACACTGTCCCTATAGAGGAAGAGTGTGGAGAGAGGAAGGCTCAGCTGAGGA AAACGACTGCAGAAGTTCAGCAGATGATCCATGAGAGACTGCAGAAGGTTAAGGAGATTAAACACTCAGTAGATCTGAGTCAaaaagatgcagagagagagatatcagacagTGTGCAGGTCTTCACTGATCTGGTGCGCTCCATTGAGAGAAGCCAGGCTGAGCTCATTGAGGTGATTGAGGAGAAGCAGAAAGCAGCAGAGAGGCAGGCTGAAGGGCTCATTAAAGAGCTGGAGCAGGAAatcactgagctacagaggagaaGCACTGAACTGGAGCAGCTCtcacacactgaggaccacctctacctcctacaGAGCTGTCCATCCCTCTACAACCATCTACACACCAAGGACTGGTCTAGAATCAGTGTTCACAGTGATCTGTGTGTGGGGACTGTGAGGAGAGCTGTGTCTCAGCTGGCGGTAACACagaataaagagatggagaagctTCCTGAAGTCAAACTGAAGAGGATTCAGCAGTATGCAGTGGATGTGACTCTGGACCCTGATACAGCACATCCCTACGTCATCATGTCTGAAGATGGGAAACAAGTGAGACACGGAGGCACACGGCTTAATCGTCCTTATAATCCAAATAGGTTTGATCAAGTTTTAAATGTCCTAGGAAAGGAGGGTTTCTCATCAGGGAGATTTTACTATAAGGTGAATGTTCAGGTGAAAACCATGTGGACTTTAGGAGTGGCCAGAGAGTCCATCAACAGGAAGGGGAACATCACAAAGAGCCCATTAAATGGATACTGGACTGTGGTCCTGAGGGATGAGAGTAAGTACTCAGCCTGTACCTTCCCCAGTGTCTCCTTATACCTGAGAGAGAATCCCCAGAAGGTGGGGGTGTTTGTGGATtatgaggagggtcaggtctcctTTTATGATGCAGAGGCCAGGTCTCATATCTACTCTTTCACTGGCTGCACCTTCACTGAGAAAGTCTATCCATTCTTTGGCCCTGGCAATGATAAAGGTGAAAACTCTTCCCTTCTGTTCATCTCTCCTGTCAATCACCCAAACTGA
- the LOC129838746 gene encoding E3 ubiquitin-protein ligase TRIM39-like isoform X4: MATSSSLLSEEQFLCSVCLDMFTEPVSIPCGHNLCKACISGYWDTSDLCQCPMCKKTFDKRPDLFVNTLISEMAAQFRQTVEVKATSSPHQCPDIIVELSCDICTGMKLKALKSCLVCQTSECETHLEPHQRVPALKRHKLINPVENLEDRMCKKHDRLLELFCRTDQTCVCQFCTETDHKTHDTVPIEEECGERKAQLRTTEAEVQHMIQKRLQKERDIRQCAAERQAEGLIKELEQEITELQRRSTELEQLSHTEDHLYLLQSCPSLYNHLHTKDWSRISVHSDLCVGTVRRAVSQLAVTQNKEMEKLPEVKLKRIQQYAVDVTLDPDTAHPYVIMSEDGKQVRHGGTRLNRPYNPNRFDQVLNVLGKEGFSSGRFYYKVNVQVKTMWTLGVARESINRKGNITKSPLNGYWTVVLRDESKYSACTFPSVSLYLRENPQKVGVFVDYEEGQVSFYDAEARSHIYSFTGCTFTEKVYPFFGPGNDKGENSSLLFISPVNHPN, translated from the exons ATGGCCACCTCCAGCAGTCTCCTGTCTGAAGAGCAGTTCctgtgctctgtctgtctggatatgTTCACTGAGCCAGTCTCTATTCCATGTGGACACAACCTCTGCAAGGCCTGTATCAGTGGATACTGGGATACCAGTGACCTGTGCCAGTGTCCAATgtgtaaaaaaacatttgataAGAGACCAGATCTGTTTGTCAATACTTTAATTTCTGAGATGGCTGCTCAGTTCAGACAGACAGTTGAAGTTAAAGCTACCAGCAGCCCACACCAATGCCCTGACATAATTGTAGAATTATCCTGTGACATCTGCACTGGGATGAAGCTCAAGGCCCTGAAGTCCTGTCTGGTGTGTCAGACCTCTGAATGTGAGACTCACCTGGAGCCTCATCAGAGAGTCCCAGCCTTAAAGAGACACAAGCTGATCAACCCTGTGGAGAACCTGGAAGACAGGATGTGTAAGAAGCATGACAGACTCCTGGAGCTGTTCTGTAGAACTGACcagacgtgtgtgtgtcagttctgCACTGAGACAGACCACAAGACTCATGACACTGTCCCTATAGAGGAAGAGTGTGGAGAGAGGAAGGCTCAGCTGAGGACGACTGAGGCAGAAGTTCAGCATATGATCCAGAAACGACTGCAGAA agagagagatatcagacagTGTGCAG CAGAGAGGCAGGCTGAAGGGCTCATTAAAGAGCTGGAGCAGGAAatcactgagctacagaggagaaGCACTGAACTGGAGCAGCTCtcacacactgaggaccacctctacctcctacaGAGCTGTCCATCCCTCTACAACCATCTACACACCAAGGACTGGTCTAGAATCAGTGTTCACAGTGATCTGTGTGTGGGGACTGTGAGGAGAGCTGTGTCTCAGCTGGCGGTAACACagaataaagagatggagaagctTCCTGAAGTCAAACTGAAGAGGATTCAGCAGTATGCAGTGGATGTGACTCTGGACCCTGATACAGCACATCCCTACGTCATCATGTCTGAAGATGGGAAACAAGTGAGACACGGAGGCACACGGCTTAATCGTCCTTATAATCCAAATAGGTTTGATCAAGTTTTAAATGTCCTAGGAAAGGAGGGTTTCTCATCAGGGAGATTTTACTATAAGGTGAATGTTCAGGTGAAAACCATGTGGACTTTAGGAGTGGCCAGAGAGTCCATCAACAGGAAGGGGAACATCACAAAGAGCCCATTAAATGGATACTGGACTGTGGTCCTGAGGGATGAGAGTAAGTACTCAGCCTGTACCTTCCCCAGTGTCTCCTTATACCTGAGAGAGAATCCCCAGAAGGTGGGGGTGTTTGTGGATtatgaggagggtcaggtctcctTTTATGATGCAGAGGCCAGGTCTCATATCTACTCTTTCACTGGCTGCACCTTCACTGAGAAAGTCTATCCATTCTTTGGCCCTGGCAATGATAAAGGTGAAAACTCTTCCCTTCTGTTCATCTCTCCTGTCAATCACCCAAACTGA